Proteins encoded together in one Impatiens glandulifera chromosome 1, dImpGla2.1, whole genome shotgun sequence window:
- the LOC124926062 gene encoding B3 domain-containing protein Os06g0112300-like, translated as MKEIMATEDVKISESNMIVESLVTDDKTVTNINESIQSFSEATMEMVQTLPLLGRPFFEVIIGQDNLAPFYQLDVPEEMNRFLPEDNVRAFLEHGGKRWKIVYYGSHKNKTRFNGNWKTFAIDNNLNLKDVCLFELMDESSSRCIIFRVEIQKGALPITVKQGNEAENLGKNVIIID; from the exons ATGAAGGAGATCATGGCAACTGAAGATGTCAAAATATCGGAAAGCAACATGATTGTGGAATCTTTAGTGACTGATGATAAAACTGTCACGAATATAAATGAGTCAATCCAATCATTTTCAGAAGCTACGATGGAGATGGTTCAAACTCTTCCTCTATTAGGAAGACCTTTCTTTGAAGTGATAATTGGTCAAGATAATCTTGCACCATTTTATCAATTG GATGTTCCGGAGGAAATGAATAGATTTTTACCCGAGGACAATGTTCGAGCCTTTTTGGAGCATGGTGGGAAGAGGTGGAAGATAGTTTATTATGGAAGTCACAAGAATAAAACAAGGTTTAATGGAAACTGGAAGACATTTGCTATCGACAACAATCTAAACTTGAAAGATGTGTGTTTGTTCGAGCTGATGGATGAGAGTAGCAGTCGTTGCATCATCTTTCGAGTAGAAATTCAGAAAGGAGCTCTTCCAATAACTGTGAAACAGGGAAATGAAGCTGAAAATTTGGGTAAGAATGTTATCATTATCGATTAG